The genomic region ACAAGGTGCGTCGTTTCAACTGGTTCTCGTACTACACCAATGAGAAGTTCGAAGACGTAAACGGCCACATGTTCACTGACCTTGGCCGCATGGTACTCAACCCCGATGTAACAGTTCGAGCCCGTGGCGTAATGGAAAAATGCTCGTTTTGCGTACAGCGTATCCAGTTGGGTAAGCTGGAAGCCAAAAAGCAGAAACGTCGTCCAAAGGATGGAGAAATTGTTTCGGCTTGCGCACAGTCTTGCCCAACAGAAGCCATCGTATTTGGCGATATGCGTGACCCTGAGTCGCGGATTTCAAAGCTACTGCGTCGCGAAGATGGCGAACGAGCTTTCCACGTCCTCGATCAAATCAACGTGCAGCCGAATATCACGTACCTGACCAAGATCCGGAACGTGGAGAACGGAAATGAATTTGTGATCTAGCCATTGAGAATAGGAGTAGACTCATTGTAACTACGAGTTATTATAATGAGTCTACTTCCTGCCACTTCCTTAAATAAACCACTATGCAGCACGTATCGCCTGTACGGGAGCCGCTCGTAACCGGGGGGAAAACGTACCACGACATCACGCAGGACGTGTGCCGGCAGGTAGAAGCCAAGCCGAATATTCGGTGGATGGCGGCCCTGGCCGTTGCTCTATTCTTCCTTGGCGTATTCATCTATTCCGTTTACCGTACCTTGTGGTATGGCATTGGGGAGTGGGGACTCAATAAAACTGTTGGCTGGGCCTGGGACATCACCAACTTCGTGTGGTGGGTAGGTATTGGTCACGCCGGCACCCTTATCTCAGCCGTACTGCTGTTGTTCCGCCAGAAATGGCGTTCGTCTATTAACCGCGCCGCCGAGGCTATGACCATCTTCGCGGTAATTTGCGCGGCCATGTTCCCAGTGTTGCACATGGGACGTCCATGGCAAGCTTATTGGGTGTTTCCTTTGCAAAATACTTTCGGTTCGTTGTGGGCAAACTTCAATTCGCCGCTGCTGTGGGACGTATTCGCCATCTCGACCTACTTCTCCGTTTCGCTCGTGTTCTGGTACATCGGTCTGATTCCCGACTTCGCTACCATTCGTGACCGGGCAAAAGGACCGATTGCTAAAGTTGCCTACTCCATGCTGAGCATGAACTGGAAAGGCTCAGCCAAGGCTTGGTCTCGCTATGAGACGGTGTCGCTGATTCTCGCCGGTGTATCTACTCCGCTGGTACTGTCGGTGCACACCATTGTATCGATGGACTTTGCGACCTCCGTGGTACCGGGCTGGCATACCACCATCTTCCCGCCCTACTTCGTGGCGGGGGCTATCTTCTCGGGCTTCGCCATGGTGCTCACCCTAATGCTCATCACCCGGGTGGTGTTCAAGCTGGAGGACTACATCACGCTTGAGCACATTGCTCTGATGAACAAGATCATGATGATTACGGGCTCGATTGTGGGCGTAGCGTACATCACCGAGTTCTTCATTGCTTGGTACTCGCAAGTTGAATTCGAGCAGTACGCTTTCATCAACCGGGCGACGGGCCCGTACTGGTGGGCCTACTGGTCGATGATGACCTGCAACGTGATTACGCCCCAGTTGGTGTGGATCCGCAAAGTGCGCTACAGCATTCCGATGACGTTCGTGCTCTCCATCATTGTGAACATCGGTATGTGGTTCGAGCGCTTCGTGATTATCGTGACCTCGCTGCACCGCGACTACCTGCCGTCGAGCTGGGCTATGTTCTCGCCCTCAATTATTGACATCGGCGTCTACGTGGGCACCATAGGTCTGTTCTTCACGCTGTTCCTGTTGTTTGCCAAGTTCTTCCCCGTCATCAACATGGCTGAGGTAAAGACTATCTTGAAATACACCGTGGATAATGGTCCTACATATACTGGTCACGACCCTCACCACACTCCAACGCCTCACCACGCTACTCCTGGCGTACCAGCTTCTGCTCCCGTAACTTACACTAAACATGACTAAGCGTTTCGCCCTCGGCGTTTTCGATGACGAAGACGTACTCCTGCATGCAATCGAGAACGTGCGCGCAGCGGGAGTGAAGATTTATGACGTGTTCACGCCTTTTCCTATTCACGGTATCGATGATGCACTGGGAATTGAGCGGAGCCGACTACCCATTGCAGCCTTCTTTTATGGCTTATGCGGCTTGTCTTTCGCTCTGTGGATGCAGATCTATATGCTAGGATTTGACTGGCCTATGATCATTGGTGGTAAACCTCACATTTCGCTACCAGCGTTCATTCCGGTTGCATTCGAGTTGACAGTACTATTTACTTGTCATGGTATGGCCATCACCTTCTTTATCATTACAAGTATGTATCCCAAACCGAAAGTACAAGTAATGGATGTGCGTTCTACAGATGATAAATTTGTAATGGCTATCGAGCTAAAGGACGGCACAAGTAATTTAGGCCAGTTGACACAGTTGTTGCGCGATAATGGTGCTTCAGAAGTCAATGAAAAAGAAATGACTAAGAACTAATGGCGCAGTCGCTGAAAACAAATCTGCAAGCGTCGCTGATGGTAGTTGGAGCTATTTGCACAACTGCTTGCCATGACGCCAATGACACCGGTATTGAATATGCACCGGAGATGTACGAATCTATTCCGTAC from Hymenobacter aerilatus harbors:
- the nrfD gene encoding NrfD/PsrC family molybdoenzyme membrane anchor subunit → MQHVSPVREPLVTGGKTYHDITQDVCRQVEAKPNIRWMAALAVALFFLGVFIYSVYRTLWYGIGEWGLNKTVGWAWDITNFVWWVGIGHAGTLISAVLLLFRQKWRSSINRAAEAMTIFAVICAAMFPVLHMGRPWQAYWVFPLQNTFGSLWANFNSPLLWDVFAISTYFSVSLVFWYIGLIPDFATIRDRAKGPIAKVAYSMLSMNWKGSAKAWSRYETVSLILAGVSTPLVLSVHTIVSMDFATSVVPGWHTTIFPPYFVAGAIFSGFAMVLTLMLITRVVFKLEDYITLEHIALMNKIMMITGSIVGVAYITEFFIAWYSQVEFEQYAFINRATGPYWWAYWSMMTCNVITPQLVWIRKVRYSIPMTFVLSIIVNIGMWFERFVIIVTSLHRDYLPSSWAMFSPSIIDIGVYVGTIGLFFTLFLLFAKFFPVINMAEVKTILKYTVDNGPTYTGHDPHHTPTPHHATPGVPASAPVTYTKHD
- a CDS encoding DUF3341 domain-containing protein — its product is MTKRFALGVFDDEDVLLHAIENVRAAGVKIYDVFTPFPIHGIDDALGIERSRLPIAAFFYGLCGLSFALWMQIYMLGFDWPMIIGGKPHISLPAFIPVAFELTVLFTCHGMAITFFIITSMYPKPKVQVMDVRSTDDKFVMAIELKDGTSNLGQLTQLLRDNGASEVNEKEMTKN